The genomic DNA AATTACCTTAAAGAGACTGCAGAGGCGTGGGAGAATGCAGTTGACGTGACCCCCACGATGCGGAGAATGGCGATATCAGCCCCCAGAATGGCGTAAATATGGCTCACCCAATAAAAGTAAAAACGACCCATCTGGCAAGACCACACACTGTCACATTATCTATAAAGTCTTCAGACTCACATGTTCGACCCTGTAAACTGCTGGTTGGGCCATCCAGTCGGGAATGTGGACCAGTCCATGCCGTACAGCTCCGGCCCAAAAGTGAAACcgctcaacacctcctcaaacgCATTACTCCCCGTTGTCACGCCGCTCGCGTGTGAAGGTGCCACAGGCGCCGGTATTGGTGGTTCTGTGACGGCAAGGCTTGGCAAGGCTATTGATGGAGCCGATGTAGCTGGTACAGATGGTTGGAACGTGTACAAGGCTGCTGGATCTGGTGTGAGCTGTGCGTGGCCAGCAAGCCTGGTGTCGATGGCAGATTTGGTGACAGGCGCAGGGTCACTGGAGTTACGAGTCGGTGAATCGGGAGCGCCTTCAGGGAGCTTTATACCGTGGGTGATTATCCGTTCGATATCCGCTTGCTGGTGCCATGTCAGTCATCTGACGCCTCAGTCATGGTGATTAGAGTTCAAACACTTACAATACTCGCAGCGGCCGGCCCAGTAGTAGATTGCTGGGCGGCCCTTAAGCAAACAGCAGAGAGCTCTTGAACTCGTTCTAGGGTAAATGCCAAGTCACCTGTACCGGTTTGAAGCCCATGATACAGAGCCCTCGTGCATTGATAAGCGCAGCCCGGCAGATCCAAGTCAGTGACAGGGACGCTGCTGCCCAGGGTCAGGAGCTGCGCAAACATGTCAGCCATGGCCCTTGCGTGATTATAGCAGCCCTGACGGCTGCGGGCAACAAGATTAGGATCCAGCTGCTGGAGCATCGGCCGAGGGAGCGCCTCGCGCAGTCCTTCCAGAAAGAGGCGGTACAGATCGAGATGGCACTGTCGCCACCAAACGTGTGTCATGACAAAAATACCCAGCCTTGGTGAATAGGTTCGCAGACGCAGATTCCCCTCGGACCATTTGAACGACGGCGGCAATCGTTCCTCGAAGCCTTCCAGCTCGGCCAACAGCTCGGCGCATCGCAATGGGAGAGTGGTCAGATCCTGTTGAGACCACGATGAGGCGGCCTGAGAGGTACACTGCAATATCCTTGCACGCATCCACTGGATACGCACATGAAGGGCCATAAATCCGAGAGCATCCGGCATTGGCGCGGTTCCCATGCCGGgttctggtggtggcggcctCAGGGACTCAGTGGCTTCTGGAAGGTCAAACTCAAAGTTCCTTTCGTTGCAGGGCAGGTGAACGTGGATTTGGCGCTCGGCATCGGGCCACAAAGCAACATCACGCTGGCCTGCGGAGATGGACGAATCGATCATATACAGAGACCACATAAGTCGACGACGAGACTCTCGCGCCAAAAAACAGAGCTCTGGGTTTTCGTAGTTGAGTCGAAGAGCCGTGGCAAAGCGGCTGGCGAGTGCATGCAGCATAAAAGCACCCGAAAACCTCCTCGAGAAGATGCGATGCTCAACGGCAATCACCAGCGCCTGCAGACGGACAATCGATGGTTTCTCCATTCCCGCCAAGCACAGTGACACGGCCTCTTCCATACACTGGCTTCCATACTCGCCCATACCCGGACCCAGGTCAGTCAGCAAAGCGGTGATGGCAATGAGAGCAAGCACAAGAGACCTGTCGAGGGACCCGGCGTGGTAACGCTCCATCAGCGATGCTCGATGCAAGAAGGAGAACTTGGGGATATGGTGTACATGACGAAAGAAGGCGTCAAAAGCGCGCAGCACGAGGTCCTCCTCGGGTTCGGCTCGCGCAGCAGACGCCGGCGCAGGGCTTGCAGTACCGCTCGCAAAAGCGCTGCGTCCCGAGTGGCCGTCATCATAGGATGGCGAGTCTGGCGGATGGATCGTCGCAGGTGGTGCGGATGTTGCTGaggctgctgatgctgtggcAGGGCTGGCCAGGGGAAGTGAGCGCTTTCCAGGGAGATAGACACAATGGAGGCCTTGAGCGGTGCACCGGTCGCAGCTCGGAGTCGACCCACTGCAgcgggccttcttctcatggCAGTTCTGGCAGGCGCGGCGAACTCGGCGGCGAGGTATCGCGATGCGAGACACGGCGGCATCGGTCTGGACCACCTCCACGCCCGTGTGTTCGTCATAGGAGCAACCAAAACCAAGTCGCTCGCAGTTGGTACAGGTTCCCTTCCGACCATCACATCGGACCTTGCGGGCACGGCATGTTATGCACGTGTGTGCGGTGCGCTTTTGCTGTGTCCGGGGTGAGGCGCTCattgacagcagcagcttcggTGTCTAAGCCAAGCAGCATCAGGGCAGTCCGTGATGGTGGATGACGGCGACCGGGAGGATGACTTGTCCCGCAGTCTATCTCAAATGAATTGGCCTCGGTGGGCGGTTTGCGTTTGGCTAAGCGGGAAGATAATAATAAGCCAGGTCTCCAAATCACCCCAGGCATTTCGTGCTTGTTCTCTCCTGCGttgtgtcttttttttttttgaactGTCCCTGGCAGCGACACCTCTTGATCCGAAGCCGAACCGCTAACCAAATCACCCACCGGTTGTTCCCGGCcgttggaggggaggcggCCAGGGCGCTCTGGTGTGGGTGCCGAGCCCTGCCAGCCGCCGGTCGGCCCGTCTGTATATCCTGGATGGGTGAAGACTCCGGAGTGAGATGATCTGGCAGTTGGCTCCGGTCTTCCATTGCATCCCGTCCTGGCACGCCGGTCTTCAGTCTTAAAAAAAATGTATCTGAGCTTACCATCAACAAGCTTGCTTCATGGTCGATGGCATGGACACTCAGCACATGTTGGAAGTGAGGTAAGGTATCTTAGGTATGATCAAGTGAGGTATCCGGGATTCGGAGAGAGACTTGCGGGGCACTGTTCCTACACCCCACTGCGCACACCATTCGCATCCAATCTGCTGGACGCTGGGATTGAAGCCATCGTGATCGAAGGAAGCTCTGCAGATATCTGGGACAATACAGAATAAAATGAAGGCTGGCTGATGCCTAAGCCGTTGTGGGACTGCTGGGCCAGCTGCCTGCTTAGTGTCCCGTGATCTCGCGCTCTTCCCCTGGCAGGGGCCACTGTTGCCTGCTCGACACGTCGCGCCTGCCAATAAAACATGCAGCCACGAGAGAAGGTTGATCGAGTATAATTGCATTCAAAATCAAGACCTGATTCCAGCTTCCTTCAGGCTCTTGTGAATTGTGTGGCATCTCTGTTTGTTCATTCGTTAATTACCCTTCACCATCTACATAcctttctccctcccatcagAATGCCGCCAAAACgcgccaagaaggctgccgctgccgcagCAGAACCTCCTCTCGATGGCTGCAAGATTGCCCTGAGCGGCACCTTTGCGGGCATGACCCAATCGGCTGTCAAGGCTAAGGCAGAGGCTGTGGGTGCCACTGTCAGCACCGCTGTCACCGAAGACACGACACACCTCGTGGCCACCGAGGCCGACTTCAACAAGCCCTCAGCCAAAGTCACCAAAGCACAGACCCTAGGCATTCCCATTGTCAGCTTTGAGTGGCTGTCCCTCTCTGAACAAAAGAATAGGAAACAGCCTGAAGACGACTTCACGTTGGGCGGCACTGCTtccaccaagaccagcacATCGCGGAAGAGAGCTGCGGTTGACAGCACCTCCGACACGGAAACTGTTGCACCACCGGCCAAGAAAAGCAAGGACGGTAATGCCAAGGTTGAAAATGGAGatgtcaaagtcgaagaTGCTCCCCCAGAGCAGAAAAAGGCCAAGCAAGAGAAGGCACTTGGTGAGGGTCAGGTTTTGAAACGAAAAGACACTCGGATTCCAATCGATGATGGCTGTCCCTTTACGAGTTCGGTCGTGTACATTGATGCTGACGGCGTCATCTACGATGCCTCGTTGAACCAAACCAAcgcctccaacaacaacaacaagttCTACCGCATTCAGGTCAGTTTTTCCAGTACACGTTTCCAGACGAGAGAGGAAGCCAGTTGCTGACAAGGAATGGCGATCTAGCTTTTGGTGGATCCTCAAGGAGTGTACAGGACATGGACTCGCTGGGGCCGTGTTGGTGATCACGGCCAAACCCAGGTTCCTGCCACAGGTTCGCTCGCAGAAGCCATGAAGCAGTTCGAAAAGAAATTCAAAGACAAATCGGGCATCGCTTGGGCCAGCCGGGGCGACAACCCAAAGCCCGGCAAGTACGCTTTTGTGGAGAGGAACTACGAGGACGATTCCGACGATGAAGTTGCGGCAGAAGATAAGTCCAAGGATAAAACCAGGGCCGGCGACTGGACGCCGCCAAAGTGCAGTCTAGACCCTGCGGTGCAGCATCTTCTGGAACTCATCTTCAACCAGCAGTACTTTGCCAACACAATGTCGGACCTCAACTACGACGCAAACAAGCTCCCGCTCGGCAAGCTCAGCAAGGCCACCATCACGCGCGGTTTCCAGTCACTAAAAGACCTGTCAgagctcctcgacgacaacacacTGGCGCAGTCCAAGTACTCTATGACGTACGGAAATGCCGTAGAACAGCTGTCCAACACGTTCTACTCGCTCATCCCGCACAATTTTGGTCGCAACCGTCCACCCGTCATTCACACTCAGCAAATGGTCAAGAAGGAAATAGAACTTCTGGAAAGCCTGAGCGACATGAAGAATGCGGCCGAGATTATGAAGCTGGACAAGGTGGGCAACTACGATGTCCACCCCCTCGACAAGCAGTACGAGGGtctgaagatgaaggagatgaCCGTCCTTGATCCCGCCACTCAAGAGTTTGCAGAGCTCAAAAACTATCTGGTCAACACACGTGGGCACACCCACAATCACAGTTACCAAGTCGAAAACATCTTCCGCATCGAGCGCCAAGGCGAAAAGGATCGATTCGACGCCAGTGTGTTTGGCAAGCTCAACCAAAACAGGCGCCTGCTGTGGCACGGTTCTCGCGCAACCAACTTTGGTGGTATTCTCAGCCAAGGCCTTCGTATTGCTCCTCCAGAAGCACCTGTGAACGGCTACATGTTCGACAAGGGCATCTATCTTGCCGACATGGCCTCCAAATCTGCAAACTACTGCTGCTCGTATCAGTCTGGCAATACTGCTCTTCTTTTGCTGTGCGAGGCTGAACTAGGTGACCCCATGCAGGAGCTGCTGCACTCTTCTTACAACGCCGCCAGTGAGGCCAAGCAGAAGGGCATGATTTCCACATGGGGCAAGGGAACAAACGGTCCACTAACATGGAAAGATGCTAGCTGCGTGGAACCTTCTCTGAAGGGTGTTATGATGGTGAGTATCGGTGAACAACAGAGCGGGCCGTCAAGTCTATTAGCTAACCATTATCAATTCCACAGCCCGACACGGCCACAAAGATGCCAGGGAAAACCGGCGTGGCAGGAGCCAGCTTGCTGTATAACGAATACATTGCCTACGACGTGTCACAAGTCCGCCTCCGTTACCTCTTCCGGGTTAAGATGTAGAAGTGTGCGTGTCTTAGGGACAATGAGCGATGGTGGGAGTATGGAGTTGGTGGCTATCTTTGCTTCATTTTGGGACCGCGGCAGCGTCAATGTGTACAAGGTAGGACGGGGGCGAAAACGGTTTCGGTGAGCAGTAGAGCTAGGGATACATTTGCTGATATTGCGCCATGTGCTAATCAAATCAAACATGAACTAGTGAGTTGCAGGGGTACTGTGCTCTCACCTGTCGTGCGTGTTCCATCTGCAAGCATTGCCCTCAGTCCCAAAGTTCATGAATGATGCATGTTGTGAAGACGTCAGCGTGGTGGTTCGCATACCAAGTCTAGCTACCAGGTTTACTTGATTTGTACCGTGACCAAACGTCCATAATGTAATCATTCTTTTAGTAGTTGGTTGACGCTTAGGAGGCTTCATCGTAGTAGCTTTCATAAAAAATTCGATGGTAGTTTTGCAACAAATATCATCAGGGTCCGCTGGCGTAATGGCAGCGCGTCTGA from Podospora pseudoanserina strain CBS 124.78 chromosome 2, whole genome shotgun sequence includes the following:
- a CDS encoding hypothetical protein (EggNog:ENOG503NVZC; COG:B), translating into MSASPRTQQKRTAHTCITCRARKVRCDGRKGTCTNCERLGFGCSYDEHTGVEVVQTDAAVSRIAIPRRRVRRACQNCHEKKARCSGSTPSCDRCTAQGLHCVYLPGKRSLPLASPATASAASATSAPPATIHPPDSPSYDDGHSGRSAFASGTASPAPASAARAEPEEDLVLRAFDAFFRHVHHIPKFSFLHRASLMERYHAGSLDRSLVLALIAITALLTDLGPGMGEYGSQCMEEAVSLCLAGMEKPSIVRLQALVIAVEHRIFSRRFSGAFMLHALASRFATALRLNYENPELCFLARESRRRLMWSLYMIDSSISAGQRDVALWPDAERQIHVHLPCNERNFEFDLPEATESLRPPPPEPGMGTAPMPDALGFMALHVRIQWMRARILQCTSQAASSWSQQDLTTLPLRCAELLAELEGFEERLPPSFKWSEGNLRLRTYSPRLGIFVMTHVWWRQCHLDLYRLFLEGLREALPRPMLQQLDPNLVARSRQGCYNHARAMADMFAQLLTLGSSVPVTDLDLPGCAYQCTRALYHGLQTGTGDLAFTLERVQELSAVCLRAAQQSTTGPAAASIQADIERIITHGIKLPEGAPDSPTRNSSDPAPVTKSAIDTRLAGHAQLTPDPAALYTFQPSVPATSAPSIALPSLAVTEPPIPAPVAPSHASGVTTGSNAFEEVLSGFTFGPELYGMDWSTFPTGWPNQQFTGSNM
- a CDS encoding hypothetical protein (COG:K; COG:L; COG:O; EggNog:ENOG503NV42), producing the protein MPPKRAKKAAAAAAEPPLDGCKIALSGTFAGMTQSAVKAKAEAVGATVSTAVTEDTTHLVATEADFNKPSAKVTKAQTLGIPIVSFEWLSLSEQKNRKQPEDDFTLGGTASTKTSTSRKRAAVDSTSDTETVAPPAKKSKDGNAKVENGDVKVEDAPPEQKKAKQEKALGEGQVLKRKDTRIPIDDGCPFTSSVVYIDADGVIYDASLNQTNASNNNNKFYRIQLLVDPQGVYRTWTRWGRVGDHGQTQVPATGSLAEAMKQFEKKFKDKSGIAWASRGDNPKPGKYAFVERNYEDDSDDEVAAEDKSKDKTRAGDWTPPKCSLDPAVQHLLELIFNQQYFANTMSDLNYDANKLPLGKLSKATITRGFQSLKDLSELLDDNTLAQSKYSMTYGNAVEQLSNTFYSLIPHNFGRNRPPVIHTQQMVKKEIELLESLSDMKNAAEIMKLDKVGNYDVHPLDKQYEGLKMKEMTVLDPATQEFAELKNYLVNTRGHTHNHSYQVENIFRIERQGEKDRFDASVFGKLNQNRRLLWHGSRATNFGGILSQGLRIAPPEAPVNGYMFDKGIYLADMASKSANYCCSYQSGNTALLLLCEAELGDPMQELLHSSYNAASEAKQKGMISTWGKGTNGPLTWKDASCVEPSLKGVMMPDTATKMPGKTGVAGASLLYNEYIAYDVSQVRLRYLFRVKM